TTGGATCAAAATTTGCACCAATTTGCTCTCCACACGCTGATCTTAATTGCAACATCGTTTCCGTATTATAGACGACAAATCCCGGGTGTGGTTCAATCGCAACTCGGACTCCATGCTGTTTCAAAAATTCATTTTGTGCTTTCCAATAGGGGATAACCTTTTCATTCCATTGCCAATTTACTACCTCTGCAAAGTCATTAGGCCATGTACAGGTTGCCCAGACAGGGTGAACAGAATGTTCAGATTCTCCTGGGCACCCAGAAAAAGTGATAACCGTATTAACATTAAGCTTTTCTGCTAGACGTACAGTGTCCACAAACACTTGATGATCTCGTTCAGCAATGTTTTTATTTGGATGTAATGGATTTCCATGGCAACTTAATGCACTAATTTGGATGCCACGGGAAAAGAAAGCCTCTTTAAATTTAGATAATTTTTTTTCGTCGGATAAAAGTTCAGATGGCTTACAATGAGCATCCCCCACAAAACCACCAGTACCAATTTCTACTGTATCAAGTCCTTTAGACTTAATGTAATCCAGTGCTTCCGCAAGAGTTTTTTCTGATAATAGTACGGCAAATACACCTAGTTTCAAAGAATTCCCCTCCGCTAGTAATTTTTATAATACATAAACAGACACAATTATATATAACAATTAGTCAAGTTCTCCAAATCTTAAACCGGTTGGAACGCCAGCAGGTTTCTCACAGGTACTAGTCATAATGTAGGTAGTTTCTTCTTTTGCAGATATGTCAAAGGCAAGTAAGGCTTCTAACACATGGTATGTTAAATCGGTATTTGTTCGATGTTTTCTTTCTCCACGTAAAGCACTAGCCATATCTAACACACCTAATCCTCTTGAGTTATAGCCAATATTATGGTAGGCTATTGGAATTTCTCTCACGAACTCTTCCATTTTTGATTTTGAATTGATGATTTGTATAGATTCTATCCAATCAAGCCCTCAATGCTGTCAACCATATTATCGCCTCTGATTAGCTTAACTGGTCCGCCAAACATATTAGGGTCGGGAACCATTAATGTTCCTTCTGTTCCATATATCTCAAGCTTCGGTAAATTAGAAAACCATATATCAAAGCTCATATTGACAGTTGCTGTTACTCCATTTTCAAACTCAACCAACCCGGAATAATGGGTGGGTACTTCTACATCGATTGATTTTTTTGATCTAATTTTTGAATTTAGTACTGTTCTTTCTTCATATGTCTTTTTTGCGATACAAGTAATCTTCTTAATTGGCCCCAATAATGCTACCATAGCAGTAATATAATACGGCCCCATATCTAAGATTGGTCCGCCACCTTCCTTATAGTAGAAATCAGGAGCTGGATGCCATAACTCATGTCCATGACACATAAAATTAGCTGTTACAGAGACTGGCTCGCCAATCCAACCTCCATCAAAGACTTTTTTAGAGGTTTGAATACCTGCACCTAAGAAAGAATCTGGGGAGCATCCGAGCATCAATCCTTTCTCATTGGCTAATTCTATGGATTTTTTCGCATCTTCCAAATTTAATGCAAGTGGCTTCTCACAATATACATGTTTTCCAGACTGTAATGCTGCTACATTTATTTCGTAGTGAGCAGCTGGAATTGTTAAATTTAAAATGATTTCGACTTCAGGATCGGCCAACAAGTCTTCCACACTGCATGCTTTCGGTACATTATATTTCTTTGCCAGCTCTTCTGCTTTTTCAACAAATAAGTCTGCACATGCAACGACCTCAATAAGTTTATAACGCTGTGTTAAATTATCTAAGTATACATTACTAATCGTACCGCACCCGATAATCCCAACTTTTACTCTTTCCATGATTCTTCCCCCTCTATAACATGATCCTGTCAATGTAACCAAATCTTTAAATATTCGAGTCTTGTAAATTATTTATAAATAGGTGAAAGTTCTTGATCGATATACCATTTTGATAGAAGCATAGATGCAAGTGGATCTGGAGTACCGTCTGTCTCGAGAGTCATCCAACCCTTATGGTTATACTTCTTTAGTAGATGCCAAAGCCCCTTGAAATCAACACTACCTGCTCCTAATTCCCAGAACCATCTTGTACCTTCATCGGCAAATTCGGCTCCAGGTCCGAATCTTTCACTGTCAGTAGCATTTGGGTGAGTGGTATCCTTTAAGTGAAAATATTTAATCCTATCATGGTACTTATCATAAAACTTCACTGGATCTACACCCATTATGGAGAGCTGGGCTGTATCCAAACAGTAGGAAACATACTTTGGATCTGTCATTTCTAGGTATTCCTCATGATCATAAAGATTGACTGCACACCAGAATTCGTTATGTATGCAAGCTGTGATCCCTTTATCAGCTGCTCTTTTTCCAATTTCATTCATGCAATAAGCTGCATTACGTAGCTGATCCTTAGATAATGGACCTGTTCCATAGTATTGACCAGCAGGCATAATAACGATATTTTCTCCTCCTAATTCATGCAATGCATCGATCCACATTTGATTAAAGTGAATCGCACCTTGTAAGGTTTCCTTATTTTCGGACCCCATCGCTGCAGAAAACATTCCCGTAATCTGTTCAATACCTCTTTCTTTAGCGAAATCAGCAAAGTTTTTTAATGAGCCGAAAAATTGCTTAATATAGGGGATATGGTAAAACATCACTTCAATTCCTTTAATTCCGGAGGCAACGTGATATTTAAAGATGTGATCCCAATCTAAATAGTACGCAGCATTTCCATAATCTTCTTCGTACCATTCGTTAAAGTTATTAATTTTAGGGTAATCAGTAATCATTCCCCACATATTTGTCATATATGAATATTTTAAGTTGTCCATTTATTTACACTCCTCTCCCGTGATTTTAAGTGAATTGTTTATGTACCAATCCAACTTCAACAGAGCTTTATAGACATTTAAAGTTTTCTTAGATTCACAGATTATCCAGCCGTCATATCCAGTACCCAATAGTATCTGATAGATCCCCTTTATATCTATATGGCCATCTCCTAGGTCACAGAAAACTCGCTGTACCCCGACAACAGGAAATTCAGGGTTTGTCTTTGAGAAATTGTTTTCTAAATCTTCAAATTTAGTGTCACTAAAACGAATAGAGCTAATTCTATCCTTGTATTTTTCTACTACCTCTTTTGGATCTACACCTGAAATATGAAGGTGTGCTAAGTCTGGACTGTATTTAAGATTTTGAGGATCAAGCTTATCCATAAAGAAATCTAACTGGTTACCACGAATAAGACTCCAGAATTCATTCCTAATAGATGCTTGGATTCTGTTTGCTGCTGCTTTCGTCCCAATCCTGTTAATAACATCAGCTGTTTGAGAAAGAAATGCTTGAGGCCAATCGTCATTTTTATGACCCATAATCTGATTGAGTAATCCAATCTCTGGGGTTGGCGAGATGACAAGCTCTTTACCGCCAATCTCTAATAGAAAATCGATTGCCTCATCAGCAGCAGCTTCTACTTTTTCAAATAGTTTGTCTGGATGCTGGCCAGTTGTTAAAAGCTCAATTAAGGCATCACTAGCATTTAAATGAACTCCAGTAACCTCTTCAATTCCAACATGGTTTAGAAGATTCTTAAACTCGTTGACAGATCCATATTTTGTGTTGATGGCATATTTACTTATCGGCATTCCGCTTCTCGCCATGTTAAAAGCGATCCCATCGGTAGAATAGGTGTTGTATGGGAGCTCAATTCCTTTAAACCCTGACGTTGCTATAAACTTTAGAAGTTCAACCCAATATGATTTTGACAATTTATGTTTGAAACCAGGCTCACTAACTCGCATATTAACCATTTCTAAACTACATCCAAATTTCATCAATGAAACTCCTTTCCATACTGTTTATTTGTCTTGCTTTTGCTAGATTAGTACTAAGTCTTTTGACTATGTAACTAGCAAGCAAGTTATTCACTTCGTAATGTGTCACTCCCTTCAATAGAGATAGCTTCACTTTAATCAATTGACTGACAGCGCTTTCTTTTTGTGGTTTAACGAGTAAATGCGTCAGTTGTTTCCCTTAGTTAGGTGGGCTTTATAAGGAATATAGGGGTTAATCATAAGCTAATAATCTAGATTTTTATCTTGGTGTAAACTTTATTTTAAATTTAAACTTTTAAAAAAACATACAATTATTTGTTATAATTCATACCAATTTTTGCTTCCAAAAGGTTACTTATTAGGAATCTTTTTTTTAAAAAAATAATAGTTATTAATCCAGTATTAGGTAAGGTTAATATTATTTTTTAATATAATCCGTATCATTTTTTGACAATTCCGAAAAAAATATTGACTTATATTTCAGTGCTAGGTTTATAATGACGATGTAAATGAGACAAAGATTTAAACATTCGATACACAAGGGGGAAAGGATGAATGAAGCGAGTTCGATGGGGTATTTTAGGAAGCGCTAGCATAGCGAAAAGAGCAGTAATACCAGGGATAAAGGAGTCGGAATCAGGGGAAGTTGTGGCAATCGCAAGTCGTGATCTAATAAGAGCAAGGCAAACTGCTGATGAGTTAGGAATTCCTGTAGCTTATGATAGCTATGAAGAGCTGCTTGCAGATGATTCAATTGATGTTGTATATATTCCACTACCAAATCATTTACACAAAGAATGGACAATAAAGGCAGCGGCTGCAGGGAAACACATTTTGTGTGAAAAACCTTTAGCACTTAATGCTAAAGATGCTAAGGAAATGGTTGATGCATGCAATAAAGCTGGTGTACTGCTAGCTGAAGCGGTTATGTACCGTTACCACCCAAGATATGATGTGATTCGTGACATCATTTCTTCAGGTGAAATAGGAGAGATTCGTGGTATACATGGTACTTTT
This Metabacillus endolithicus DNA region includes the following protein-coding sequences:
- a CDS encoding sugar phosphate isomerase/epimerase family protein → MKLGVFAVLLSEKTLAEALDYIKSKGLDTVEIGTGGFVGDAHCKPSELLSDEKKLSKFKEAFFSRGIQISALSCHGNPLHPNKNIAERDHQVFVDTVRLAEKLNVNTVITFSGCPGESEHSVHPVWATCTWPNDFAEVVNWQWNEKVIPYWKAQNEFLKQHGVRVAIEPHPGFVVYNTETMLQLRSACGEQIGANFDPSHYFWQGMDPVACIDALGKANALYHFHAKDTKLATKNSQLNGVLDTKSYTDINNRSWIFRTVGYGHGEDTWKAIISALQENGYDGAISIEHEDALMSVEEGFTKAVSFLKDKIIKEGAKELWWA
- a CDS encoding Gfo/Idh/MocA family protein — encoded protein: MERVKVGIIGCGTISNVYLDNLTQRYKLIEVVACADLFVEKAEELAKKYNVPKACSVEDLLADPEVEIILNLTIPAAHYEINVAALQSGKHVYCEKPLALNLEDAKKSIELANEKGLMLGCSPDSFLGAGIQTSKKVFDGGWIGEPVSVTANFMCHGHELWHPAPDFYYKEGGGPILDMGPYYITAMVALLGPIKKITCIAKKTYEERTVLNSKIRSKKSIDVEVPTHYSGLVEFENGVTATVNMSFDIWFSNLPKLEIYGTEGTLMVPDPNMFGGPVKLIRGDNMVDSIEGLIG
- a CDS encoding sugar phosphate isomerase/epimerase family protein codes for the protein MDNLKYSYMTNMWGMITDYPKINNFNEWYEEDYGNAAYYLDWDHIFKYHVASGIKGIEVMFYHIPYIKQFFGSLKNFADFAKERGIEQITGMFSAAMGSENKETLQGAIHFNQMWIDALHELGGENIVIMPAGQYYGTGPLSKDQLRNAAYCMNEIGKRAADKGITACIHNEFWCAVNLYDHEEYLEMTDPKYVSYCLDTAQLSIMGVDPVKFYDKYHDRIKYFHLKDTTHPNATDSERFGPGAEFADEGTRWFWELGAGSVDFKGLWHLLKKYNHKGWMTLETDGTPDPLASMLLSKWYIDQELSPIYK
- a CDS encoding sugar phosphate isomerase/epimerase family protein; this translates as MKFGCSLEMVNMRVSEPGFKHKLSKSYWVELLKFIATSGFKGIELPYNTYSTDGIAFNMARSGMPISKYAINTKYGSVNEFKNLLNHVGIEEVTGVHLNASDALIELLTTGQHPDKLFEKVEAAADEAIDFLLEIGGKELVISPTPEIGLLNQIMGHKNDDWPQAFLSQTADVINRIGTKAAANRIQASIRNEFWSLIRGNQLDFFMDKLDPQNLKYSPDLAHLHISGVDPKEVVEKYKDRISSIRFSDTKFEDLENNFSKTNPEFPVVGVQRVFCDLGDGHIDIKGIYQILLGTGYDGWIICESKKTLNVYKALLKLDWYINNSLKITGEECK